Part of the Alosa alosa isolate M-15738 ecotype Scorff River chromosome 18, AALO_Geno_1.1, whole genome shotgun sequence genome is shown below.
CTAGAAGTTTGGTGTATTGTATTTAAGCAGCAATGTTGCCCCAAGGAGCCATAGAATTATGTCTCTGATCCAACCCATAAATGGGAGATCAACTATTTTGTAACAAAACTTTAAACTAAACGACAATATACGTAGGCTAATACATTATTTAACAGCCTACTTTCGctgatatttgaaaacagcaggagtcatgtaatgaaataatataattatttttaaatttaaggATACAATAACAATACTACAATATACAATAATAATAGGTATTTGCTTTTTTTACAATACATTGTGACATTTTTAAGAATATGCCCAGACATTACAGTAAACATAGACTTTGATGAATAGGATGTTTTGACCGAACACATGCACTAACCAGGCTTCATCACAAATCAGGCACTAACTAGGCTCCATAACAAGTCAGACACTAACTAGGCTCCATCACAAATAGAGTCCACTAACTAGGCTCCATCAAAATTCAGAGACTGACATGGATTCCAGTTActtcggctaactagcgccagatttcggagtgcaggggacaagccgagatgagctatgagacatacgttcacactcggtatcatgtttcaacatactttaggtcaatatcacaccggaattctcctttaataacaCCTTTAGAATGTAAATGTCTTTACTCAAAatgacaaaaagacaaaatcCCAGGTTGAGAAGCAACAAGACCAGCCAGCAGTCCCCAAACCATAAGTTTCTTGCTGCAACAGGATCCTGGAGCCTTTAACCAGTGTTACGTCCCTAGCTGTATCTGTGTTCCTGCTGTTTTTCTGTGCTTTTCAGACAATACAGCAGGGGGCTTAATTGCTTGGCCAGCCCTATAAAAGGTGCTGGTAGACGTCACTCCTGAGGCTGTCTTGTTTTTGGTTCCTTGTTGAACGCTACTGCTGCCATGCCATGCTTCGTGTTCCACTCTCGCCCATGTTACTTCCAGGTCTCCAGTCCCTCTCAGAGTGAGAGTCTTTCTAATGAAACACAGCAcaagaatcctccatagaaatgggTAGGGTTAGCATAGGGTTAGTGTGTAACGCCAATATGCCAGTAgtctctacacatatcccgccccttcctgtatgcctccccattcacttgaataagAAAATAGCTGCCCGATAACTGCCCAAAGTGCATTGTGAGATGGCCTGAGTggggggacttgcctaaaaggacttttaACCCCTGATCAATCACCTGGCCAGGTGCTCCTATTCAAGGCCATCACAAACAGTGCACCTAAGTAGTGGTAGACAAAGAGAACATATACAACTGTAACACTaaccaaaaataaaattaaaaagatTAAAAAGCATCCAAGAATAGCTTGAAAAGTCTTTGATAGTGGCAACCTGAACCAGAGGTGAGTAGTATAGCAACTGCTTCAGCATCTTTGGTTCTGACTGCATCACCAACAGACCCCTGTCTTCTGTGCTCAGATAGAGTGAGAGTGCTCAGTGTGCTCAGTATACTCAATGTCGCTGTGCACTTAAGCAGACAGCAGAGGGAGCTGTTCACTCATGTTGACCAGAGCcgtatatatagagagagtttggccagtccttttaggcaagtcccttcactcagtggccatattgcaacgctttttgggcacttatcgggcatctatttcagcagaaatgcgcctggtgcaaggcttcatgacaccaaccttgctcgagcggcgagatcacaacacatgattggcacaatgtattcacaacacaccacatgattggcacaatgtattcacttttttgccacggAAGCACCCCATGCATTTTTattgaggattttttgagtgctgtgtctcctcattagaacgtCTCTGGTTTGGCCAATTAGGGAATGGACAATCCAAAGGGCTGAGCTATGATTGCTGTATTCTCAGGTTGGCAGTAGAGGGTGCTGCATGCCGAGCATGGTGCCAGGATTTCAGATTCGGATGGGACAAATCAATTATGGCTGGGCCTTATAATTAGCCTACATAAGTTAGTAGCCCGCTGTTTGCCTTAAACAGAATAGCTAAGATCATGGATGGTTTACAGAGAATTTGTTTGCTTATACTTAAATATTGTTAACTGTTAACTTAGCTTAACTGTGAGCGCTCTTTCTCCACGCCACAACAACTTGAGAAACGTGGCTCATTTTACTACacaagacaacaaaacaaatatcaTAGTGTAGCGGCAGAGGAGTCAAGTCCATCAACAAGTGTGAATGTTGATTACCCGATGTCCTCCCTTACAGAAAATAACTGCACTACTTCAAGTGCAGTTCTGATCAAAACTGCAGATTTGGAGGAATTGCAGTTGTTATGcaggaaatgcaatattttggacatgaaacaACTGCATTGCACTACATATTACTGTGCCGCTTTACTGAAGAAATGGAATATTTTTTACATGAAATGAATACTGTGCTGCACTGTACCCTCAAAACACTACAGTATAACTGCACTGTACTTTGAAAAAAATGCAGTAGGCtataactgcagttatttttctCTAAGGGCTTTGTTAAATGTTTGTAATGTGGTTCTTAATTCATGTAAATGTTATTGGTAAAGGATGATATGGGAAATGTTTGTGTTCATGTCCGCTGTGTTCTTTGTGGCAGTGTGACTGTTTGCTCAGAGTCATCAGATGTCTTGGGAGTGCCCGGGAACAGAGCCTGCTTTCTGACTAAAGGTCACCTGAGGACAAACGCTATTCCACCGGGCCCTAGGGCATATAAGAAATCCTCATCCGAGCACCTGGCACACCATGGGAATAACAAAATATGAATTTAGTTTTATTAATGGACCACAGTGTCCAACTCACTATGCTGCAATATGACTGTATTCCTGTTTATTGTAAGTGATCCTGTCTCTGTTccacctgccacacacacacacacacacactcacatgcacacacacactgacagtgaGTCACCTCTACCCCAAGGGAAGGGAGAAATCTGATTAGGTCACACAAAACACTTCTCACACTTTCCAGGGTTCCCAtgggtcatggaattttggaaagtctattccagacatggaaagtaaGGGAATTTTATAAGTTTTGGGGCAAACTCATGAAATATCAGGAAATtgtgttgtagcagtttaaaatgcacttgccaaaatacattaatacaaatatttccatgcagaattggtgtattatctggttattagcttttctgcttgcttgagtatcccaactttgtttattcaatgcccatttattcatctcccactctaaaaaagtaaaaagtgttatatttgacttagagtgggaaccctgcctTTCTCATGTGATCCATCACCTCATtcatacaagtacacacacacacacacacacacacacactgtaagctGTAAGACAGTTGAGGTTATGAGCTGTGCAACGGGTGGGGTTTTGAAGATTACACGCATATGTGCAGGTGTGAGACACCTTAAAGACAGATGGACTGAAATGGATGTTGTGAAATGCCATTCCATTATGTGTATTACGACAGTATCTCTATTGATGGAcattcagacagacaggcagacaattACTGTCTCAGACCTCTCCCATGAGCATCACTCCCATTCGGGGCCTCTGCAGGTTCCAACAAGTTAAATCTTTAGACCTTTTTCATCTTTAAATCTTTTCAATCTTTAGACCCCCTGtcttacacactacacacactccctccctcatttAGAAGAAATGTGCAACATTCTTGCAAACATTGTGACTCACTGCACTCATACCGCAtcagacagccacacacagacacacacacactttctttgtGAAGACTGACCTATAAATCTATAAATGTGTCAATTATTAACTTGTCAAATCATTTTCCCATGCATGCTCCCCTTCACACAaccccctcagacacacacccacacgcacacacacacacacacacacacacacacacacacacacacacacacacacagtccgttctccccctcctccttttccttcctcctctttgGTTTGGTCAATGTGTCCTGACTAGAGATGGTCTTTTACCCTGAACTCTGCCCCCCTCAATGCTCTCAcagtgcgcacgcacgcacacacacacacacacacacactccgttgCTGACTAtgcttccctcttctctctcccttgcttctGTCCATCTTCCTTCAgtcttatctccctctctctccctatctttctctctgtctctcccacttcctctccccctcttttcactctctcccttccctctctttctctttctcacccttaTCTCTCCTCTTAGCTCTCTGGACtcttcctctctacctctctcctctcctctcctctccctccttctcttccttcctcctctgCCCACCTCCTCTCTGTTTTGGTCAATGTGTCCCGCTCACACTTCAGAGATGGTCATTCACCCTGGATTCTGACCCGCTGAAAGcccccacagcacacacacacacacacacacacacacacacacacacacacacacacacacacatacacacatgagagCAGATGACCCTGTGCACTGACCCTATTAAGGAAAACAGAAGGCAGCTgggtttgtctctgtgtgtgtctatccatgtgttgtgtgtgcatgtgaaggggtggggggtgagaggGTTAGggtagggtatgtgtgtgtgtgtgcatgcatgtgtatgtgtgtgaatgtgtgtgtgtgtgtgtgtgtaaatgtgtgtgagtgtgtgtgtgtgtgtgtgtgtgtgagtgtgctgggAAAACCCAAAggtctcctttcctctccagcCTTTTACATGGACATTTGGGGAAAATCCAAAAACGTTCCTTCATTATGACCCTCTGTTGCACCAGTGTAAGGGTGAAAAGTGAAAGTGCAAACTTGTTATAAACATGGGCAAGTAGAGGCAGGCAAATCTAAACAAAAAAactctaaaaaaaaacaccctctttctttcacatatacatacaaacacacatctacacacacacacacacaaacacacacacacacacacacacacacacacacacacaaacacagcaaaaGTATCTTTTGCAAATGATTTAACACATTTTCATGAGTTTAACATcctatttcaaaacatttaaCACAGTTCTCATACAAAGACTCCAAACTCAATACAAAGACTCCAGTTCTCATACAAAGACTCCAAACTCCATTGGATTAACTGTGTGTAACAAATCCACAGCTAATAGATATTGCTTGCAAACTTATTAACTTGTAATGTCaatctcctttgcacaattctacctatttggtgaagaaaacagtgCAAAAGtccaggtgtttactgtaggtctatttcaatgaaaaatgacaagtggTAGTTCAGTGTATGAAATGTGTCTTGTCCAGGTTCTTACTGTAGGTCCTACATATCAGTgtagttacatcttgggaggaatgaatacaattcatttttattcaatACATTTTGTCTTTCCATAGTTTTTCTGATACAAGAAAAATCAAAAGAAATGGCACAGACATAACAAAAATGAAGGCTGAAACTCCTCATTTTGAGAACAGTGTTTTGGATTTTGTTGGGAACACCGTTGGGTGTGGTGATCAATCTCAATAAAATGTCCACTGAAGTATCACTGTTGCTCAACATTACTGTGTTATGTAAGTAGggtgcacaagcacacaccctcccacacacacacacacacacacacacttattgtcTAATGTTTCAccctctcacctctctccaGCGCAGCTGGAAGCTCTTGCCCTCATGGTAGCAGTTGTAGGTCCTGAGAAGTGACAGAATGTCCGACCTGTGGGCAGGTGAAGGGTCAGGTCAGAGGGTCCGGCAGTGCAGAGGCAGGCTGAGGTACACAGAACCAGCAGCATAGAACCAGAACTATCACCAGCAGTAGGGCcagaaacacacaagcacaagcacaagcacacacacacacacacacacacacacacacacacacacacacacacacacacacacacacacacacacacacacacacacacacacacacacacacacacacacacacacacagacccatatGCATGCACATTGGACTTACTTTGGAATGACTTTCTCCTCACTGATCCTCACATAAGGGCTGTCTGTGTGGTGATCCATGTTAGGACTTCAGCTACAggaggagacagaaagaaagaagaatgaAGATACGAATACATGtagatataaatataaatgacaaacatgcagacagctataaaaatgtgtgtgtgtgtgtgtggggggagtgtgtgagtgtgggtgtgtatgtgtgcgagagagagagagagagagagaaattgaatCTTTCTGTAAACTTCATGCATTTGGTCTCGAATAACTGGTCTTTCCTGCATGGTCAGGTACTAGTACAGgtttacattacacacacaaacacacacacacacacacacactgaccggaCACATATTCAGACAAAGAAATACACCCACACAGTGAGTGTTTGCACAAATGCTTCAACAGCTCCTCTGTATTACTGTAATTTCAACACCCAGCAACCTGACACCAAAAGAGAACTGCTACTGGCATGGAAAGATGTTGTGTGTAAACAGTTTACAGCTACAGTGGTCTTTAAACTGCTTTCACACAACAATCTTCATATATTCGGATAAAATCCCAAAAATCATTACATACAGCAAAGTCACTAAGCTAATTCTCAACTTTAAATTCCGTTTTACTGTATCAtactctttttttccccacttGTAAATCAGACTTTTCCAATCATGCATTTGAAAAGGCAGCACAGCTTAAAAACCACTCAACTGTTCAAGGTCTGATCATTGTGCCTTAGCATGTCAGCTTTCTATGTAATATTGCCAAAAGTGTTTCATGAAATGTACTTTTTCTTTACAATTAAGTTGCATTTCAATATATTTATCTATTCATAAACACATTCAAAATGTATAAGAATACCACaacttcatttattttacatttctgGCGTGCACTGTAAGGTGCAACTAAAGTGTTccaaaataatatattaaagtATTCAAAACATGTTCCAATTCTATTACAATTTAAATGTGATTGAAATACACTGAAGTTCAATTAAGTTGTTCCAAAATAGGGAGCTTAGCACACTGAAGTGCAATTCAAATATGAACATTAATAGTATGCTTTTTAAAGGTTTTGAGTTTTGAAATTTAagtttttgcattttgtgtgcacAGTTCCCTGAATGTAAAGTTTTGAAAAAATGACATGCAGTTGAAAATGTCTAAAAAAAGGGTATGTAATGTTATATGTGATGAATGAATGATCAATATAATAATGTGTCTTAACTATGTGTTTCAgtagtgcgtatgtgtgtgtgtgtgtttgtagtgcgTGTGGTTGTGaccccccctttcctctcctaaGGTTGGAATCTGGGAATCGAAAGTAAAAAGCTCTCATtcggaaacacaaacacacacacacacacactctagggGGGAGGGGAATCCAGAGAACACGTGAGATCTGGGAAAGTCCAGAAGGAAGATTATAAAGgggacacacactctccatccctttctctcacacagactcactcacacaaggATCTCTTGATCAAAGAGATTATACTCGCAGCATGCATCTGATACTTGGATCCGTGGGTGTCCTGCTTCCCCTTTCACTCATCCTGCTCCTGGACAAaggtgagtgcgtgtgtgtgtgtgtgcgcctgtgtgtgtgcattcaagaGTGTGTTTAGCAATGTACTGTAACTATCCTGTGgtattgatgtgtgtgaatgtgtttatcCTGTTGTGccaatatgtgtgagtgtgtctaagCCTGTACGAATCTCCTGCTGTGGCGTTGTctgtgggagagagtgtgtgtagcctggtgactgtcgtgtgtgtgtgtgtttagcgtgCTGTAGTGacgcatgtatgagtgtgtgtttttagcagtGGATAGACTAGAGCTTAACAAGCTTGAGTGAGACATCACATGGTCTTCATTACCTTGAAGGCCCAGGAGAAGTAGGTCAAGTTTAAGGAAAACAAGATAAATAAGTGCCTGGGATAAGTGCTGCTGGCGGCATCATcagtggctggtgtgtgtgtgtgtgtgtgtgtttctgctgctAGTCTTTTCACTCAATTAGTGCATAATCCTGTATTCGGTAAGCCAGTGgctggtgtaagtgtgtgtgtgtatgtgtgtgtgcctgcgggtgtgtgtgcctgcgaggtgtatgtgtgtgtacaggtgtgtgcgtgtgtgcttgatTGTAACGGCTATCCTGCTCCTGTCCCAACAGCTCCAGTAGCGAGCAGCACATATGTGCCTGTGAGGTGCAAGTGCATGAATCTCATGAAGCAGACGCGAGGGCCCCCACTGGACTTCAGTGTCAGCGAGAAAAATGCCCACTGCCACACGGACGAGATCCTGTGAGTTGACAACACTCATACTTGCgagcgcgcacgcacgcacgcaagcacgaagcacgcaagcacgcacgcacgcacgcacgcacgcacgcacacacacacacacacacacacacacacacacacacacacacacaatccctttcccacacacacacacatgccacataaacacacaaaagtgaaaaaatagaCACAatccagtcacacacaaacacacatgcttcaAGCTAATGTGTCCTTGTGGTTTCAGGGTGAAGGTCCGAGGCAATGACAAGCTGCTATGTCTGAGCCCGACTGGCAGGCAGGGCAAACGCCTGCTGAGATGCTGGAGGAGgtgagcagggtgtgtgtgtgagtgtgtgtgtttgtgtgtatgtgtgtgtgtgtgtgtgtgtgtgtgtgtgtgtgtgtgtgtgtgtgtgtgtgtgtaatacaagATATACATGTGACTgaagcctgtctgtctgtctcctcctgCAGGGTGAACAGCCAAGGCAAGGACAAAAAGCAGTGCCTGAGAACCCGTAAGAACCGAAGGAACCGCCAGAACCACAAGAACCAGAGGAAGACAAAAAAGGCCACATCTTAGAACCACAAATAACTGCTAGAGCCGAGGGAACTCTAGACTGAACAATTGCAGTCCCTGGCTCTCACTCCCCGCTGCCCCTCCCCACAGCCCCGGTAGTGACGTGGTAACAACTATGATGACCTGACATGCCGGTATGAGTTGGGTACATACTACTGAAGATTTTAGATGAGTGGCGTGACATGTTTTAAGAAGCCCCGGATTTCCCCCCTAAAATAGGAAGTTGGGTCACACTCCCATCAACACCCCTGCCCCCCGTCAGGATGGGGCCGATGGAGCTTGGAACCTCTCAGTAATACTTAGTGTCCCACTCCACCCTGGGAAGAGGACAGAAAGCAGTCCCTGAGAACCCTGGGAAGATGGGACAGAAAGCAGTGCCTGAGAACCTCAAAGAACCGCAAGTCGACGGAACCACAGGACAGAAAGCAGGAGCCAAAGACGGAACCACAGGACAGAAAGCAGTCCCTGAGAACCTCAAAGAACCGCAGGAGTCGACGGAACCACAGGACAGAAAGCAGTGTCTGAGAATCTCAAAGAACCGCAGGAGCTGACGGAACCACAGGACAGAAAGCAGTGCCTGAGAACCTCAAAGAACCGCAGGAGCCGACGGAACCACAGGACAAAAAGCAGTCCCTGAGAACCTCAAAGAACCGCAGGAGCCGACAGAACCGACTGGAGCACTGGAGGAGGCAGACGCCACAACAGCAATAGAACCCACTgcatcacacactcaccaactgcatggtgtgagtgtgtgtgtcacactaatataatacacaaacacaaacctgcTTGAAAAATGGAAAGAGGACGACAGCAGCTCAGGACCCTGCtctcacactcttacacacactctcacacacacttgcttgtgtgtgtttgattgtgaaATAGCACTAGCCATTGCCTGGCCTTTTAAAGCACATTCCAAACTGTTGTCACTGAAACATATAACTTATTACAGCAAGAACCCACCCTCAGTGCCACTGCTATTCAGAGGACgagcatagcacacacacacacacacacacattgctccaTACCATTCAGAAgatgagcagcacacacacacacacacacaacacaaaacagcagGCGACACACATAGCTTTGGGAGACTGTATGCCTGCAGactgtatttatttatcctTTTTTGTACatctttttctaaaaaaaagttAATACAAGTTAATAAAGATACAAACAATAATGCCTTGTTCcactgttttcattttgttcTATATAGTGCAATGTGCGTACAAACCATTGCCATTCTTGTAGAATACCCGTAGTccaattacatgcccacagGTAGGCCTTCTTTTAAAATGTCATGATAGTTGGAAAAAACATTATGCCAATTAAGCATTCAATGATGTTTAGAATAATCATTCAGGAAACAATTTAAGGATCAttgcattttactttttttaaagaTCAAAATGATATAGCCCTAACACTAAAAGCTGTTTTGACTATGGCTATGTTGACTATGGCTatgttaaaggggaacttggcaactatttcaacgtaataaacccgtttagaaatcatttggatggttaaattacctgttccggtgaaaatggtgactttcctcgctgcgcctagcgtccccaggcgttttaaatcgtgtttcttaccttgtaacatccacatagttctgccaaacttatgctaaccgttcgctagcttgtaaacaaatccatgtgctttattgttatcttttcccacagtttgaaatagcataatgcacaatttctccagcagagggggaaatcctgccaagtttccctttaagtctATGTTTAATTCAAGAGCTTGATTGTTACGGCCCAGGCTTGCATGGCCAGCAAACATGAAAGGGACACCAACACCAGATGAAACTTCAATACATACATCTACTGAACTATATAAATGGATGCAAGGTGCATGgaaggagagtctgtgtgtcCAAGTGAGTGGACGTTgctgtcttggtgtgtgtgggtgtagggGTGAGTGCAAGTCTCTGTAACTGAGTGCAAGAGTCAGAGAGTGTCCAAGAGAGTCAAAGACTGAAGTGAGGCTGATCTTCAGGCCAATATAGCCcacacccaatcccaatcccgcAGTCTCCCCACAGTTAATGCATAGGCCTCTACAAAGACAGTATGGAGCGCAGAGAGTCCTCACAATGATAGAAGATGCTGAACATACACATTTTGTGTACTGACTGACTCATTGTTATATTAAATTGGCAACTACCAATCTTTCCCAAAACAGTCTCTGGCATAAGGGATGTCATGCTCTGTACTGTGTCTTTGGCTGAAATGACCAGAGTAGGCTAGCCCATCGCTAAATGGCCTTTATGAGTGCGGCACTCTGAAACCGCCCTTATTTAAGACTGTGTAGTGggaatggtcacttgttaattCAAAGTCCAAAGACAGTCCAAAATATAATATACCGCGCATAaatttgaggatcatgaaaacgtgcacgaaattcacattcctaactctatagaaccaagaccttagcatatgtggtgaaattctgagctatgcccatagacttcaatggagcagtcgctgcctctgctctgcataaagggggatccgggttcccggaagtggctcctgatgaaatatcttgctccgccttaacaatctttggttacagctacacctctcgacctgtagtATGTAGTAAGAACCATAGTTGCTGGAGACGACGTAACCCTGATGACGGAACATGCAGAGGACAGATGGATGAGAGGTAGCCATTAAACGATCCCATAACATTGCTGTgggataccataccataccattgCTGGAGGCTACAATTGCACATTACTGGACAACGTTATGTGGTACAATGGAAAGTGAAGTGTTGTGGACTACAACAGAGCGGCCTGTGGTGAAGTGTTATGGTGACCACAATCAtctgtgttgttattatttgtgaatttacatgtagcctaatgctaATGTGTCAGCACAGATTCTTTCGAACACCTGTTAAGTTATCTGGTGATAAAGCTTTTGAATGCCAATGATATTGTTATGTGAGGCTAGCATTGTAATTGTTATAAAAGGATAATGTTACATTGTAGTGGATGTTAAGTGTGTTTGGATGAAGCATCT
Proteins encoded:
- the LOC125311853 gene encoding C-X-C motif chemokine 9: MHLILGSVGVLLPLSLILLLDKAPVASSTYVPVRCKCMNLMKQTRGPPLDFSVSEKNAHCHTDEILVKVRGNDKLLCLSPTGRQGKRLLRCWRRVNSQGKDKKQCLRTRKNRRNRQNHKNQRKTKKATS